The following coding sequences are from one Nitrospiria bacterium window:
- a CDS encoding DUF2225 domain-containing protein — MVKPRRWVWLVVLLIFIGGLAAAEDTEVEVTCPLDGTKFKTPVDPSGARLGMRLDLKPIGFFKVPRRIPVCPTNHFVVYKKDFTADEKERLQKFVLSQDYQNLAKDNTPYFLLAKTFEYMGNTEWNISNTYLEASWEVENQPEKEKQYLDLSLQHFQKYLAAGKKEGDRTWETAQLLAGELARRLGRFDEAKAKFTELGALPEFKQGIYPEIIKYQMDLIAGKDSSAHDIPEHKK; from the coding sequence ATGGTTAAACCGCGCAGATGGGTTTGGCTTGTTGTACTGTTGATTTTCATCGGCGGCCTGGCCGCCGCCGAGGACACCGAGGTGGAAGTCACTTGCCCTCTGGACGGGACGAAATTTAAGACCCCCGTCGATCCGTCCGGGGCCCGGCTCGGCATGAGGCTCGACTTGAAACCGATCGGGTTCTTCAAGGTCCCGCGTCGAATTCCCGTATGCCCGACGAATCATTTTGTCGTTTACAAAAAGGACTTTACAGCCGACGAGAAGGAGCGCCTTCAGAAATTCGTCCTTTCCCAGGACTATCAGAATCTGGCGAAGGACAACACGCCCTACTTCCTGCTTGCAAAGACCTTCGAATACATGGGGAACACGGAATGGAACATCAGCAACACCTATCTGGAAGCCTCATGGGAAGTGGAAAACCAGCCCGAAAAGGAAAAGCAATATCTCGATTTGAGTCTGCAGCATTTCCAAAAGTATCTGGCGGCCGGAAAGAAGGAAGGGGACCGGACATGGGAAACCGCCCAGTTGCTCGCGGGTGAACTTGCGCGCCGCCTCGGACGTTTTGACGAGGCCAAGGCGAAATTCACCGAACTGGGCGCGTTGCCGGAATTCAAGCAGGGCATTTATCCCGAAATCATCAAGTATCAAATGGACCTCATCGCCGGCAAGGACAGCAGCGCTCACGATATCCCCGAACACAAGAAATAA
- a CDS encoding phosphatase PAP2 family protein — MTRDILLFFCFLALVSYRDSLLYAEENQAPSVDYPVRLWIDLRELPAQPIGFSGTQWMLTGGVMAATWFALAHDGEFQTDVQGHRTDFYHSLSNLSTSFGDYHYQVPLEAYLWSLGTVSNFGPVKRAAADGMEASFLAAGLVTPLITKVSGRALPLYHDRALAFHPFIFKKGHESFPSDHTTEAFTMASVLDADFRSTLGYWQTPFLFAMAAGTGFSRIYDDKHYLSDVILGAGIGSSIGYWVADKKWTPPVSIHIWPLPRGLILVWEF; from the coding sequence ATGACGCGAGACATCTTACTTTTTTTCTGTTTCCTGGCCCTGGTGTCATACCGGGACTCCCTTCTCTACGCCGAGGAGAACCAGGCCCCCTCCGTGGATTACCCCGTGCGGCTTTGGATCGACCTTCGGGAGCTTCCCGCCCAACCGATCGGCTTCTCCGGCACACAATGGATGCTCACCGGAGGGGTGATGGCCGCCACCTGGTTCGCCCTCGCCCACGACGGCGAATTTCAAACGGATGTCCAGGGGCACCGGACCGATTTTTACCATTCCTTGAGCAATCTTTCGACCTCCTTCGGAGACTACCACTATCAGGTGCCCTTGGAGGCCTACCTCTGGAGCCTGGGGACGGTTTCCAATTTCGGACCCGTTAAAAGGGCCGCCGCCGACGGCATGGAGGCGAGCTTCCTGGCCGCGGGCCTCGTCACGCCCCTCATCACGAAGGTCAGCGGCCGCGCGCTGCCTTTGTACCATGACCGGGCGCTGGCCTTTCATCCGTTCATTTTCAAGAAAGGCCACGAAAGCTTCCCGTCGGACCACACCACCGAGGCCTTCACCATGGCGTCCGTGTTGGACGCGGATTTCCGCTCGACCCTTGGCTACTGGCAGACTCCCTTCCTCTTTGCCATGGCCGCCGGGACCGGCTTCTCGCGCATCTACGACGACAAGCATTACCTGTCCGATGTGATTCTCGGCGCCGGCATCGGCAGCTCCATCGGCTACTGGGTGGCCGACAAGAAGTGGACTCCTCCGGTGTCGATCCACATCTGGCCCCTCCCTCGGGGGCTCATCCTGGTCTGGGAATTTTGA